From the genome of Paraburkholderia largidicola:
CTTCAACTCAGGATGACGCGACATCAGTTCGCTAGCGAGCTTGTCGGTTTCACGCGACGCCGTGCCGTTGCCGATACTGACCAGCTCCGCCTGCGTCTGCGCGGCGATGCGCGCGAGCTTCGCGATCGAGCCGTCCCAGTCGCGGCGCGGCTCGTGCGGGTAGATCGTATCCGTGGCGAGTACCTTGCCCGTGCGGTCGACGACGGCCACCTTCACGCCCGTGCGCAGACCCGGATCGAGACCGATCACGGCCTTCGGGCCCGCCGGCGCAGCCAGCAGCAGATCCTTCAGATTGCGTGCGAACACGCGGATGGCTTCGTTTTCGGCTTCTTCGCGCAGATTCGTCAGCAGTTCGTTTTCGATGTGCGGCTGCACCTTCACGCGCCAGCACCAGCGGCACACGTCCGACAGCCACTTGTCCGCCGGCCGGGCCTGATTCACGATGCCGAAGTGGCGCGCGATCATCGCTTCACCCGGATGCGGCACCTGCGCGTCGAGTTCCTCGCCGAGTCCCAGCTTGATCATCAGCACGCCCGCATTGCGGCCGCGGAAGAGGGCCAGCGCGCGGTGCGACGGCACGGTGCGGATCGTTTCCGAATAGTCGTAGTAGTCGCGGAATTTCTCGCCTTCTTCGCCTTCCTTGCCTTCGACCACCGCAGAGCTCACGACGCCCTGATTGAACAGATAGTCGCGCAGCTTGCCGAGCAGTTCGGCCGTTTCGCCGAACTGCTCGGAGAGAATGTCGCGCGCGCCGTCGAGCGCGGCCTTGACGTCCGCGACGCCTTTCCCGGCGTCGACGTATTGCGCGGCTTCCGTCTGCGGATCGAGCATCGGATTGGCGAGCAGCGCGTCGGCGAGCGGCTGCAGGCCGGCTTCGCGGGCGATCTGCGCGCGCGTGCGGCGCTTCGGCTTGTACGGCAGATAGAGGTCTTCGAGGATCTGCTTGCTGTCGGCGGCTTCGATCGCGACGCGCAGTTCGTCCGTGAGTTTGCCTTGCTCATCGATGCTCGCGATGATCGACGCGCGCCGGTCTTCGAGCTCGCGCAGATACAGCAGGCGTTCTTCGAGCGTGCGCAGTTGCGTGTCGTCGAGATTGCCGGTGACTTCCTTCCGGTACCGGGCGATAAACGGAACAGTCGCTCCTTCATCGAGTAGTTGCACGGCAGCCGCGACCTGGCGCGGCTGGACGGTCAGTTCGGTGGCGATGCGCTGTACGATCTTGATTGCTACGGTGTCCGTCATAGGGTCTTGATGTTCCTGCCGGATTCGACTGTGGCCGCGCTGCGCAATACGTGCGGTACGTGCGGCGGCCGGGTTGCGG
Proteins encoded in this window:
- a CDS encoding Tex family protein, which produces MTDTVAIKIVQRIATELTVQPRQVAAAVQLLDEGATVPFIARYRKEVTGNLDDTQLRTLEERLLYLRELEDRRASIIASIDEQGKLTDELRVAIEAADSKQILEDLYLPYKPKRRTRAQIAREAGLQPLADALLANPMLDPQTEAAQYVDAGKGVADVKAALDGARDILSEQFGETAELLGKLRDYLFNQGVVSSAVVEGKEGEEGEKFRDYYDYSETIRTVPSHRALALFRGRNAGVLMIKLGLGEELDAQVPHPGEAMIARHFGIVNQARPADKWLSDVCRWCWRVKVQPHIENELLTNLREEAENEAIRVFARNLKDLLLAAPAGPKAVIGLDPGLRTGVKVAVVDRTGKVLATDTIYPHEPRRDWDGSIAKLARIAAQTQAELVSIGNGTASRETDKLASELMSRHPELKLQKIVVSEAGASVYSASELAAKEFPDMDVSLRGAVSIARRLQDPLAELVKIEPKAIGVGQYQHDVNQRDLARSLDAVVEDCVNAVGVDANTASVALLARVSGLNATLARNIVDYRDANGPFPTRDHLRKVPRLGDKTFEQAAGFLRINGGENPLDRSSVHPEAYPVVERMLAKISRNIGDVLGNRDALSKLSPAEFVDDRFGLPTVLDILSELEKPGRDPRPEFKTATFREGVEKISDLSPGMVLEGVVTNVAAFGAFIDIGVHQDGLVHVSAMSTKFIKDPHEVVKAGQIVKVKVLEVDVKRQRISLTMRMDDDVAAAAASPARAGGPQDRGAGRQQQRARGPEPVNAMAAAFAKLKR